From the genome of Candidatus Ruthia magnifica str. Cm (Calyptogena magnifica):
TACGAGGCTGATTTTGCCTTAACTTTTATGTTTGGTGGATTTTCAAATGATTTTTATAACAGTTATACAACCATCTTCCCGCTCAAAAAAGGGTTTGATAAACGTAAACCTTTGTATATGTTATATCATTACCTCAATCATCTTAATATTTTTGGTTATAGTTACCACACAAATGTGATGGATTGTTATGGGAGAATTGCTGAAGTTACACGGTTTGGGTAAAAACTGAATAGCAATTAAACAAAGATTTACAAGAAATAAGTACAATTTCTACCTACAGCAAGTTAGGTGGGCCGTATTTATGTTTTTTGTATACACTAACTAACACACTTTGAGAATAGAAATTAGCTTGATATTGTTCATAATAAAAAACTTTGGCTTATTACTGAGTTGGATAATTATAAGATTGAGTAAAGCAAACTCAAAAACAAAAAATGATTAACCCTGTCGCCAATTAACAAAATTACTCAGTAATTGCAAACCATCATGTTGTGACTTCTCAGGATGGAATTGCACTGCAAATAATTTATCTTTAGCAATGGCACAAGTAAAATCAACCCCATAATTAGTCACCCCGGCAACCATATTTGCTTGGCTTGTTTCTACATAGTAACTATGCACACTAAAAAAACGTGTATTATCATCAATATTATGCCAAAGCGGATGCTCTATTGACTGTTTGACTGTATTCCAGCCCATGTGTGGCACTTTAAGATTATTCTTAGAAAATTTAACAATACTACCTGGCACAATAGACAAGCCATCAGTACCGCCATTTTCTGCACTAAAATCAAACAAAAGTTGCAAACCTAAGCAAATACCTAAAAATGGTTTCTCATTAATACAACGCTTAATTACATCAATTAATTCATGCTCTACTAAAGCCTTCATACAAGCGCCTATTGCACCTTGTCCTGGAAAAACAATGCAATCAGAATTCATGATTAAATCAGCATCATCAGTTAAAAATACTTCGTCGTTCGGAGCAACATATGCAAGTGCTTTTTGCACACTACGCACATTACCCATACCATAATCAATAATTGCAATACTTTGCACGAATGTTTAAAGCGAACCTTTAGTTGAAGGTACACTTTCTTGACGTTCATCTTTTGTTATTGCCATACGTAACGCTCTACCGAATGCTTTAAAAATGGTTTCAGCCTGATGATGAGAATTAACTCCTTTAAAATTATCAATATGCAATGTAATTAGAGCATGATTAACAAATCCTTGGAAAAATTCTGAAATCAAATCAACATCAAAAGTACCAATCATAGCACGCGTAAAACTCACATTTAAATCCAAATTAGCGCGACCAGAAAGATCCAACACAACGCGTGATAACGCTTCATCTAGTGGCACATAAGAATAGCCATAACGGGTAAAGCCTTTTTTATCGCCGACTGCTTGAACAAAGGCTTGACCCAATGTAATGCCAATATCTTCAACACTGTGATGATCATCAATCTGTGTATCGCCATCACATTTAATGGTTAGATCCATTAATCCATGCCGTGCAACCTGATCTAACATATGATCTAAAAATGGCACGCCAGTATCTATATTTGCTTGACCAGTACCATATAAATTGAGTTTAACACTAATGTCAGTTTCATTGGTTTTTCTAGAAACTTTAATCATATTTATTCCACAAGTTCAATTATCTTTTTATTATAACTATTGACAGCAATAATCGCCCATATAATACAAAGATAAATAATTTAAATATAGAAATAATAAAAACCAACAATTGTAATAATAACCAGCATAATCAAAACACTAATAATCCTCGCATAAAATAGTCCAATTGATTCTAAAAATATGGCTAAAAGAACAGCAACAACAAGACTTTTAGTGGGTAATTTTTGTGATGATACAATTATAAATACTCTTCAATTAAAATTTCAGCAATTTGTACCGTATTAAGCGCTGCACCTTTGCGAATATTATCAGAAACTACCCATAAGTTTAAACTTTTTTCACAAGAAATATCCTCACGGATGCGACTCACAAACGTATCATCATGGTTAGTTGCCTCCACAAATGGCGTAGCATAGCCCCCATCTTCACGATTATCCATAACTGTAACACCGTTTGCTTTTGACAAAATATTAGTGGCTTCAGCTGCAGTAATTTTTCTTACAGTTTCGATATTAATCGCTTCAGAATGCCCATAAATAACAGGCACACGTACTGCTGTGGGATTAATCAAGATGTCTTCATCTTCAAAAATTTTTTGAGTTTCCCACACCATTTTCATCTCTTCCTTGGTATAGCCATTGTCTTGAAAAACATCAATATGTGGAATGATATTAAACGCAATCTGCTTTGGATATACCTCAACATCAACCTCAGTATTGCCACTTAATAATTTAGTAGTTTGGTCAATTAATTCACTAATAGCTTTCTTTCCAGAACCCGATACCGCCTGATAAGTCGCCACATTGATACGCTTAATCCCCACCATATCATAAATCGGCTTGAGTGCCACCAACATTTGAATGGTGGAACAATTTGGATTGGCAATAATATTACGCTTAGTGTAATCCGCAATCGCATGTGCATTAACCTCTGGCACGACTAAAGGGATATCCTTATCACGACGAAAATGTGCCGTATTATCAATTACCACACACCCTGACTCAGCTGCAATCGGTGCATATTTCTCAGAAATACTACCACCTGCTGAAAACAACCCTATTTGCACTTTCGAAAAATCAAAGGTACTTAAATCTTGTACCGTCCAACTTTTACTCTGACAAAACACTTTCTTACCAGTAGAATTGGCACTCGCTAAAGGATATAAATTATTAATTGGAAAGTTACGCTGTTCTAAAATAGAAATAATCGTTTCGCCCACCGCGCCTGTTACACCAACAACGCATACATCAAACTTCTTACTCATAAGTATAAAAATTGAAAATTATAAATTAACAGTATTATACTTGACTTGCAGTTATTTTTTTTATTACCAAATTCAATGTTAAACAACTTATTTTC
Proteins encoded in this window:
- the hisH gene encoding imidazole glycerol phosphate synthase subunit HisH codes for the protein MQSIAIIDYGMGNVRSVQKALAYVAPNDEVFLTDDADLIMNSDCIVFPGQGAIGACMKALVEHELIDVIKRCINEKPFLGICLGLQLLFDFSAENGGTDGLSIVPGSIVKFSKNNLKVPHMGWNTVKQSIEHPLWHNIDDNTRFFSVHSYYVETSQANMVAGVTNYGVDFTCAIAKDKLFAVQFHPEKSQHDGLQLLSNFVNWRQG
- the hisB gene encoding imidazoleglycerol-phosphate dehydratase HisB: MIKVSRKTNETDISVKLNLYGTGQANIDTGVPFLDHMLDQVARHGLMDLTIKCDGDTQIDDHHSVEDIGITLGQAFVQAVGDKKGFTRYGYSYVPLDEALSRVVLDLSGRANLDLNVSFTRAMIGTFDVDLISEFFQGFVNHALITLHIDNFKGVNSHHQAETIFKAFGRALRMAITKDERQESVPSTKGSL
- a CDS encoding aspartate-semialdehyde dehydrogenase, whose product is MSKKFDVCVVGVTGAVGETIISILEQRNFPINNLYPLASANSTGKKVFCQSKSWTVQDLSTFDFSKVQIGLFSAGGSISEKYAPIAAESGCVVIDNTAHFRRDKDIPLVVPEVNAHAIADYTKRNIIANPNCSTIQMLVALKPIYDMVGIKRINVATYQAVSGSGKKAISELIDQTTKLLSGNTEVDVEVYPKQIAFNIIPHIDVFQDNGYTKEEMKMVWETQKIFEDEDILINPTAVRVPVIYGHSEAINIETVRKITAAEATNILSKANGVTVMDNREDGGYATPFVEATNHDDTFVSRIREDISCEKSLNLWVVSDNIRKGAALNTVQIAEILIEEYL